In one Culex quinquefasciatus strain JHB chromosome 2, VPISU_Cqui_1.0_pri_paternal, whole genome shotgun sequence genomic region, the following are encoded:
- the LOC6034385 gene encoding protein kinase C and casein kinase II substrate protein 3 isoform X1 → MSHHSDDQLLQAGSDSFWEPGNYKRTTKRIEDGYRLCTDLQTLIQERAEIEKGYAKSLKTWSKKWGELIEKGPEYGTTEAAWKGILTEADRLSDVHLKIKENLCTDVMHQIKGWQKDNYHKTMIQIKERKEMEDQFKKAQKPWAKHLAKVEKCKADYHAACKTERSAANQERNASSDSSLSNDQLKKMQDRTMRTKDEVSKCRDRYDAALQEINKYNPIYIEDMTSVFIKCQEMEETRLRFFKNVLFSIHKCMNISEDPSLPQIYKEFHHTVNNADHQKDLKWWSNNHGVNMGMSWPTFVEYTEEFRDIAKGIKTKEALPTAPITLIHQRPVAEDLHEYPPPASNNNKNSINRTSATLSISNSTGNNATSNNSSARATTPSQESPKSENASLKNSDVVTPTRTSPARVTAAAAAAAAAGTVVTNGTNGNGKAGENPFDEEEEWDEGDGNDNILVDNGEPGVPVKALYDYEGAENDELTFKMGEVFEKLEDEDEQGWCKGRKDGRVGLYPANYVETIAT, encoded by the exons ATGTCACATCACAGCGATGACCAGTTGCTGCAGGCGGGAAGCGATTCCTTCTGGGAGCCCGGCAACTACAAACGGACCACCAAGCGGATAGAGGATGGTTACAG ATTGTGCACAGACCTGCAAACGCTGATACAGGAACGGGCAGAAATCGAAAAAGGCTACGCCAAGAGCTTGAAGACCTGGTCGAAAAAATGGGGCGAACTGATTGAAAAAG GACCCGAGTACGGCACCACGGAAGCCGCCTGGAAGGGAATTCTGACCGAGGCGGACCGATTGTCGGACGTGCACCTGAAAATCAAGGAAAACCTCTGCACCGACGTGATGCACCAGATCAAGGGCTGGCAGAAGGATAACTACCACAAG ACGATGATTCAAATCAAGGAACGCAAAGAGATGGAGGACCAGTTCAAGAAGGCGCAGAAACCCTGGGCGAAGCACCTGGCCAAGGTGGAAAAGTGCAAAGCCGACTACCACGCCGCGTGCAAAACGGAACGATCCGCCGCCAACCAGGAACGGAACGCGTCCAGCGATTCGTCGCTGTCCAATGACCAG CTCAAGAAGATGCAGGACCGCACGATGCGCACCAAGGACGAGGTGAGCAAGTGCCGGGACCGGTACGACGCCGCCCTCCAGGAGATCAACAAATACAACCCAATCTACATCGAGGACATGACCTCGGTGTTTATCAAGTGCCAAGAGATGGAGGAGACGAGGTTGCGCTTCTTCAAGAACGTGCTCTTCTCGATACACAAGTGTATGAACATTTCGGAGGATCCGAGCCTGCCCCAGATCTACAAGGAGTTCCACCACACGGTCAACAACGCCGACCACCAGAAGGACCTCAAGTGGTGGTCGAACAACCACGGCGTCAACATGGGTATGAGTTGGCCCACGTTCGTG GAGTACACCGAAGAATTCCGTGACATTGCCAAGGGAATCAAGACGAAAGAAGCTTTACCCACCGCGCCGATCACGCTCATACATCAGCGACCCGTTGCCGAAGATTTGCAt GAGTATCCCCCGCCggccagcaacaacaacaagaacagcATAAACCGCACCTCGGCCACGCTCAGCATTAGCAACTCGACCGGAAACAACGCCACCAGCAACAACAGTTCGGCCCGGGCCACCACGCCGAGCCAGGAATCGCCGAAGTCGGAGAACGCCTCGTTGAAGAACAGCGACGTGGTGACGCCCACGCGAACCTCGCCGGCACGCGTCACGGCAGCAGCGGCGGCGGCCGCGGCCGCGGGAACCGTTGTGAC CAACGGTACCAACGGCAACGGCAAAGCCGGTGAGAATCCGTTCGACGAGGAGGAAGAGTGGGACGAAGGGGACGGCAACGATAACATCCTGGTGGATAATGGCGAGCCGGGTGTGCCGGTGAAGGCCCTGTACGACTACGAAGGTGCAGAGAACGATGAGCTGACGTTTAAAATGG GTGAAGTCTTCGAGAAGCTGGAGGACGAGGACGAGCAGGGCTGGTGCAAGGGCCGAAAGGACGGCCGCGTCGGTCTGTACCCGGCGAATTACGTCGAAACGATTGCGACATAA
- the LOC6034385 gene encoding protein kinase C and casein kinase substrate in neurons protein 1 isoform X2, whose amino-acid sequence MSHHSDDQLLQAGSDSFWEPGNYKRTTKRIEDGYRLCTDLQTLIQERAEIEKGYAKSLKTWSKKWGELIEKGPEYGTTEAAWKGILTEADRLSDVHLKIKENLCTDVMHQIKGWQKDNYHKTMIQIKERKEMEDQFKKAQKPWAKHLAKVEKCKADYHAACKTERSAANQERNASSDSSLSNDQLKKMQDRTMRTKDEVSKCRDRYDAALQEINKYNPIYIEDMTSVFIKCQEMEETRLRFFKNVLFSIHKCMNISEDPSLPQIYKEFHHTVNNADHQKDLKWWSNNHGVNMGMSWPTFVEYPPPASNNNKNSINRTSATLSISNSTGNNATSNNSSARATTPSQESPKSENASLKNSDVVTPTRTSPARVTAAAAAAAAAGTVVTNGTNGNGKAGENPFDEEEEWDEGDGNDNILVDNGEPGVPVKALYDYEGAENDELTFKMGEVFEKLEDEDEQGWCKGRKDGRVGLYPANYVETIAT is encoded by the exons ATGTCACATCACAGCGATGACCAGTTGCTGCAGGCGGGAAGCGATTCCTTCTGGGAGCCCGGCAACTACAAACGGACCACCAAGCGGATAGAGGATGGTTACAG ATTGTGCACAGACCTGCAAACGCTGATACAGGAACGGGCAGAAATCGAAAAAGGCTACGCCAAGAGCTTGAAGACCTGGTCGAAAAAATGGGGCGAACTGATTGAAAAAG GACCCGAGTACGGCACCACGGAAGCCGCCTGGAAGGGAATTCTGACCGAGGCGGACCGATTGTCGGACGTGCACCTGAAAATCAAGGAAAACCTCTGCACCGACGTGATGCACCAGATCAAGGGCTGGCAGAAGGATAACTACCACAAG ACGATGATTCAAATCAAGGAACGCAAAGAGATGGAGGACCAGTTCAAGAAGGCGCAGAAACCCTGGGCGAAGCACCTGGCCAAGGTGGAAAAGTGCAAAGCCGACTACCACGCCGCGTGCAAAACGGAACGATCCGCCGCCAACCAGGAACGGAACGCGTCCAGCGATTCGTCGCTGTCCAATGACCAG CTCAAGAAGATGCAGGACCGCACGATGCGCACCAAGGACGAGGTGAGCAAGTGCCGGGACCGGTACGACGCCGCCCTCCAGGAGATCAACAAATACAACCCAATCTACATCGAGGACATGACCTCGGTGTTTATCAAGTGCCAAGAGATGGAGGAGACGAGGTTGCGCTTCTTCAAGAACGTGCTCTTCTCGATACACAAGTGTATGAACATTTCGGAGGATCCGAGCCTGCCCCAGATCTACAAGGAGTTCCACCACACGGTCAACAACGCCGACCACCAGAAGGACCTCAAGTGGTGGTCGAACAACCACGGCGTCAACATGGGTATGAGTTGGCCCACGTTCGTG GAGTATCCCCCGCCggccagcaacaacaacaagaacagcATAAACCGCACCTCGGCCACGCTCAGCATTAGCAACTCGACCGGAAACAACGCCACCAGCAACAACAGTTCGGCCCGGGCCACCACGCCGAGCCAGGAATCGCCGAAGTCGGAGAACGCCTCGTTGAAGAACAGCGACGTGGTGACGCCCACGCGAACCTCGCCGGCACGCGTCACGGCAGCAGCGGCGGCGGCCGCGGCCGCGGGAACCGTTGTGAC CAACGGTACCAACGGCAACGGCAAAGCCGGTGAGAATCCGTTCGACGAGGAGGAAGAGTGGGACGAAGGGGACGGCAACGATAACATCCTGGTGGATAATGGCGAGCCGGGTGTGCCGGTGAAGGCCCTGTACGACTACGAAGGTGCAGAGAACGATGAGCTGACGTTTAAAATGG GTGAAGTCTTCGAGAAGCTGGAGGACGAGGACGAGCAGGGCTGGTGCAAGGGCCGAAAGGACGGCCGCGTCGGTCTGTACCCGGCGAATTACGTCGAAACGATTGCGACATAA